In Vitis riparia cultivar Riparia Gloire de Montpellier isolate 1030 unplaced genomic scaffold, EGFV_Vit.rip_1.0 scaffold828_pilon_pilon, whole genome shotgun sequence, the genomic stretch taatgattttttttctttttaaaaaatataattgtaaCAATGGTCATGACTCATGTTTCACGTGCATGCaccttccaataatttaataaattgccTTCTCTCAGTTAGACTAAATCTATTAAAATATGACAGCTGTCTGCAAAATAATATAGTGGAgattttgatttgtttattttgtgtgGTGCACATGGCTTACTAATCCTGCTCTCAGGCTTCCATTTTCATCTTCCTCTTCCCCTTTCTCTGTCTCTCACTAGTCACTCTCTCTGCAAACTGATCACCATGGAAGTTGTTGGAGAGGTTGTTCTTTCTGTGTCCCTTGAACTCTTGTTCAGCAAACTGGCCTCCTCTGATTTGTTGAAGTACGCACGCCAAAAGCAAGTCCACACCAAGCTCAAGAAATGGGAGACAAGACTGTTGGAGATTCGTGGAGTGCTCGACGATGCTGAGGACAAGCAGATCACTAAGCAGGACGTGAAAAAATGGCTCGCACATCTCAGGGATTTGGCTTATGATGTGGAGGACGTCTTGGACGAGTTTGGCTACCAAGTGATGAGAAGAAAGTTGGTGGCGGATGGTGATGCGGCCAGCACAAGCAAGGTATGCAAATTCATCCCCACTTGTTGTACTAGTTTCACTCCAATTCAGGCCACGCGGAATGTTCAGCTGGGGTTCAAGATAGAGGGCATCACTCGCCGATTAGAAGAAATTTCAGCTCAGAAGGCTAAGCTTGGTTTGGAAAAGCTCAAAGTGCAGATCGAAGGCGCCAGAGCAGCTACTCAAAGCCCAACCCCTCCACCACCTTTCGTATTCGAACCTGGGGTATACGGCAGGGATGAAGATAAAACCAAGATACTAGCCATGCTTAGTGAAGAATCCCTCGGTGGCAATCTGTCTGTAGTCTCGATCGTGGCCATGGGTGGGATGGGAAAATCTACGCTGGCAGGTCTAGTGTACGATGATGAGGAGACATTCAAACATTTTGCTTTAAAAGCTTGGGTTTGTGTGTCTGATCAATTTCATGTGGAGACCATAACCAGGGCAGTTTTACAGGACATTGCTCCAGGCAACAATGATTCGCTGGCCTTTCATAAAATTCAACGCAAACTGAGGGACGAAACCAAGGGAAAAAGATTTTTGATTGTTCTTGACGATTTGTGGAATGAGAAATATGATCAATGGGACAGCCTACGCTACCCTCTCTTGGAGGGAGCACCGGGAAGCAAGATCCTCGTCACCACTCGTAATAAAAATGTTGCAACTATGAtgggaggagataaaaacttttatgagCTAAAACATTTGTCTGACAATGATTGTTGGGAGTTGTTTAAAAAACATGCTTTTGAAAACAGAAATGTCAATGAGCATCCGAACTTGGCATTGATCGGAAAGGAAATTGTACAGAAATGTGGAGGCCTGCCCTTGGCAGCAAAAGCGCTTGGTGGTCTTCTGCGCAGTGAACACAGAGAAGATAAGTGGAATATTATACTAGCTAGCAAAATATGGAATTTACCTGATGATAAGTGTGGTATTCTTCCTGCGTTGAGATTGAGCTACAATCATCTCCCTTCACATTTAAAAAGGTGTTTCGCTTATTGCGCATTATTTCCCCAAGATTATGAGTTTAAGAAGGAAGAGCTAATCCTCTTGTGGATGGCGGAGGGGCTAATTCAACAATCAAATGAGGATGAGAAAATGGAAGATCTTGGTGATGATTATTTTTGTGAACTATTGTCAAGGTCATTTTTCCAATCATCCAATAGCAATAAATCACGATTCGTTATGCATGATCTTATCAACGATCTAGCTAAATCTATTGCTAGAGACACATGCTTGCATTTGGATGATGGGTTGTGGAATGATTTGCAACGCTCCGTTCCTGAAAATACTCGTCATTCATCATTCATCCGTCATGAATatgatatctttaaaaaatttgaaacgtTTCATAAGAAAGAGCACTTGCGCACGTTCATAGCTTTGCCGATTGATGAATCAACACGGTTTGATACCTTCATAAGTAATAAGGTGCTTGAAGAATTGATACCAAGGTTAGGGCACTTAAGGGTGCTCTCATTGGCTTATTACAAGATAAGTGAGATACCAGATTCATTTGGTAAGTTGAAACATTTGAGATACCTTAATTTGTCCCACACCAGTATAAAATGGTTACCCGATTCAATTGGTAATCTTTTTTACCTTCAGACATTGAAATTATCATACTGTGAAGAGCTTATCAGGTTGCCTATTAGCATCGGTAACCTAATCAATCTTCGACATCTTGACGTTGCTGGTgcaataaaattacaagaaatgCCTATACGAATGGGCAAACTAAAAGATTTGCGGATATTGTCTAATTTCATTGtggacaaaaaaaaaggtttgacaATCAAGGAGTTGAAGGACATATCACATCTGCGAGGAGAACTTTGCATTTCGAAATTGGAAAATGTGGTGAATATTCAAGATGCAAGGGATGCCGATTTAAAATTGAAGCATAACCTTGAAAGCTTGATAATGCAGTGGAGTTCTGAGTTGGATGGTTCAGGGAATGAAAGGAATCAAATGGATGTCCTTGACTCTCTACGACCTTGTTTGAATCTGAACAAACTCTGCATTCAGTTGTATGGTGGTCCAGAATTCCCACGTTGGATAGGGGATGCCTCGTTCTCTAAGATGGTGGATCTAAGTCTCATAGATTGCAGAAAGTGCACGTCTTTACCATGCTTGGGGCAGTTGCCATCGCTCAAACAGTTGAGGATCCAAGGAATGGATGGAGTAAAAAAAGTGGGTGCAGAGTTTTATGGAGAGACTCGTGTTTCTGCAGGTAAGTTTTTCCCATCACTAGAGTCTCTACATTTTAATAGCATGTCAGAATGGGAGCACTGGGAGGATTGGTCTTCCTCAACAGAGTCATTATTCCCTTGTCTCCATGAGCTTACAATTGTGGATTGCCCCAAATTGATTATGAAACTGCCCACTTACCTACCTTCTCTTACAAAGCTCTCTGTTGACTTTTGTCCAAAATTGGAGTCTCCACTTTCAAGACTTCCACTGCTAAAGGAATTACAAGTAAGAGGATGTAATGAGGCGGTCTTGAGCAGTGGAAATGACCTCACCTCACTCACCAAGTTAACAATTTCTAGGATTTCAGGGCTTATCAAATTGCATGAAGGATTTGTGCAATTTTTGCAAGGGCTTCGGGTTTTGAAAGTATCGGAATGTGAAGAACTCGAATATTTGTGGGAGGATGGTTTTGGATCGGAAAACTCTCTTTCTCTTGAGATTAGAGATTGTGATCAACTTGTATCCTTGGGATGCAATCTTCAGTCTTTGGAAATAAGTAGATGTGATAAACTAGAGAGGCTTCCAAATGGATGGCAGAGTCTAACATGCCTTGAAGAATTGACAATCGAGGATTGTCCAAAGCTAGCGTCATTTCCAGATGTAGGTTTCCCACCAAAGCTGAGAAATCTTATTCTTGAGAATTGTGAAGGTCTAAAGTGTCTACCTGATGGCATGATGTTGAAGATGAGGAACGACAGTACTGACAGCAACAACTTGTGTCTCCTTGAATGCTTAAGTATATGGAACTGTCCATCTCTCATTTGCTTTCCAAAAGGGCAATTACCCACCACCCTTAAGAGTCTACGCATAAAGTTTTGTGAAAATCTCAAGTCTCTTCCAGAAGGAATGATGCACTACAATTCCATCGCCACCACCAGCACCATGGACATGTGTGCCCTTGAATACTTAAGTCTGGGTTGGTGTCCTTCTATTATTGGTTTTCCGAGAGGTAGGTTACCCATCACTCTCAAGGAACTCTACATAAGGGGTTGTGAAAAGCTGGAGTCTCTACCAGAGGGAATAATGCACTACGATTCCACATATGCTGCTGCTCTTCAAAGCCTGACTATAGAGCATTGTTCATCTCTCACATCCTTCCCAAGAGGCAAGTTTCCCTCCACCCTTGAGCGACTTCACATTCGGTATTGTGAACACCTCGAGTCAATTTCAGAGGAGATGTTTCACTCTACTAATAATTCACTTCAATCTTTAACCATCGAGAGGTATCCTAATCTCAAAACCCTACCAGATTGCCTCAACACCCTCACAAATCTAGATattgcaaattttgaaaatctggaATTGTTGCTTCCTCAGATAAAAAAGCTCACTCGTCTTACAGCGCTCAGTATCTCTCACTGCGAGAATATCAAGACCCCCTTATCCCAATGGGGCCTTTCCAAACTTACCTCTCTTAAAGGCCTCTCGATTGGAAGCATGTTTCCAGATGCAACTTCCTTTTCGGATGACCCCCACTCGATTCTTTTTCCTACAACTCTCACCTCCCTTTCCCTTTCAAATTTCCAGAATCTGGAATCCCTAGCCTCCCTGTCTCTCCAAACCCTCACCTCTCTTGAACAGCTAGAAATCATACGTTGCCCTAACCTCCGGTCGATTTTGCCAAGGGAAGGACTATTGCCTCACACCCTTTCACGACTGCATGTGCGGTTTTGCCCACATCTAACACAAAGGTACTCGAAGGAGGAAGGAGTTGATTGGCCCAAGATTGCCCACATCACGACTGTGGAGATAATATGACTATTAATAAATAAGGTATTACATCTCATTCCCAACCACTTTCAATTTCTCTTACGCGCTACTATAATTTTCTAATTGGACTTAATTTTTAACAAGAAAGCAGTTCTTGACATGGCTCCTGGCTTGGTATTTTCCCAGTGTCTAATTTTCTCTATAATCTGTCACAATAAAAAATGAGCATTACTACTTCTACCTTTCCAGGTGcaataaatgagattttaatcCAACAAATTCAATATCTAATGTATCAAGACCTTTATACTAGAGGAAGTTCTAGTTTATTGACTTGGTTTGGTTTACTAATTAGATGACATTATCACTTCACTTATTGTAGTTATAATGAGGTCATTTACTGAAAAACGGTGTCAATTTGAGAAAGGGGAAGAATGACGTTATATAGATCTCATTctctgttttttgtttgtttttttttttttgtttgtttgtttttttttctgagtTTTTTTGCGTTCTctgtttatttcttatatagAGGGCACTGAACAACTCTTGGGCATATTCTAGTTAGCTGCTTTATTAGCAAGTCATTCaaattgctttgtttttttcttgcttcaatataccaaattttatggACAACTTTAATGACTTGAATTTCAatgcttttaaataattttattcacaatTTCATGTGTATgattaaactcatttaattggGATTAAACACGTTTAAATTATCGATTTGACAacatctaaaatatttttgtttcctcAGAA encodes the following:
- the LOC117910747 gene encoding putative disease resistance RPP13-like protein 1 translates to MEVVGEVVLSVSLELLFSKLASSDLLKYARQKQVHTKLKKWETRLLEIRGVLDDAEDKQITKQDVKKWLAHLRDLAYDVEDVLDEFGYQVMRRKLVADGDAASTSKVCKFIPTCCTSFTPIQATRNVQLGFKIEGITRRLEEISAQKAKLGLEKLKVQIEGARAATQSPTPPPPFVFEPGVYGRDEDKTKILAMLSEESLGGNLSVVSIVAMGGMGKSTLAGLVYDDEETFKHFALKAWVCVSDQFHVETITRAVLQDIAPGNNDSLAFHKIQRKLRDETKGKRFLIVLDDLWNEKYDQWDSLRYPLLEGAPGSKILVTTRNKNVATMMGGDKNFYELKHLSDNDCWELFKKHAFENRNVNEHPNLALIGKEIVQKCGGLPLAAKALGGLLRSEHREDKWNIILASKIWNLPDDKCGILPALRLSYNHLPSHLKRCFAYCALFPQDYEFKKEELILLWMAEGLIQQSNEDEKMEDLGDDYFCELLSRSFFQSSNSNKSRFVMHDLINDLAKSIARDTCLHLDDGLWNDLQRSVPENTRHSSFIRHEYDIFKKFETFHKKEHLRTFIALPIDESTRFDTFISNKVLEELIPRLGHLRVLSLAYYKISEIPDSFGKLKHLRYLNLSHTSIKWLPDSIGNLFYLQTLKLSYCEELIRLPISIGNLINLRHLDVAGAIKLQEMPIRMGKLKDLRILSNFIVDKKKGLTIKELKDISHLRGELCISKLENVVNIQDARDADLKLKHNLESLIMQWSSELDGSGNERNQMDVLDSLRPCLNLNKLCIQLYGGPEFPRWIGDASFSKMVDLSLIDCRKCTSLPCLGQLPSLKQLRIQGMDGVKKVGAEFYGETRVSAGKFFPSLESLHFNSMSEWEHWEDWSSSTESLFPCLHELTIVDCPKLIMKLPTYLPSLTKLSVDFCPKLESPLSRLPLLKELQVRGCNEAVLSSGNDLTSLTKLTISRISGLIKLHEGFVQFLQGLRVLKVSECEELEYLWEDGFGSENSLSLEIRDCDQLVSLGCNLQSLEISRCDKLERLPNGWQSLTCLEELTIEDCPKLASFPDVGFPPKLRNLILENCEGLKCLPDGMMLKMRNDSTDSNNLCLLECLSIWNCPSLICFPKGQLPTTLKSLRIKFCENLKSLPEGMMHYNSIATTSTMDMCALEYLSLGWCPSIIGFPRGRLPITLKELYIRGCEKLESLPEGIMHYDSTYAAALQSLTIEHCSSLTSFPRGKFPSTLERLHIRYCEHLESISEEMFHSTNNSLQSLTIERYPNLKTLPDCLNTLTNLDIANFENLELLLPQIKKLTRLTALSISHCENIKTPLSQWGLSKLTSLKGLSIGSMFPDATSFSDDPHSILFPTTLTSLSLSNFQNLESLASLSLQTLTSLEQLEIIRCPNLRSILPREGLLPHTLSRLHVRFCPHLTQRYSKEEGVDWPKIAHITTVEII